The sequence below is a genomic window from Chloroflexota bacterium.
AGCGCCTGACTGGTGAGCGGGCTGGCTGCCAGCAGCTTGCGGGTTTCGTAGAGTAGAAATTTGAAGCGATCCTTGTTCTCGATCTCCGTGCGTTTTTTGCCCTCCACGACAATCGCCTTCAAGTTCTTGCTGCCCATCACAGCGCCAGGACCGCCACGCGCCAGCGCACGTTCACGGTCGTTCATGATCGCCGCCACACGGCTCAAGTTCTCTCCCGCAGGACCAATGCAAAGCACGTTGCGTTTGTTATTATCCTGTCCGAGTTTTTCGGTCAGGTCAAAAACCCGCATGCCCCACAGATTACTTGCATCGTGGAAAGTAATTTCTTCATTTTTAATTTCAATCCAAATCGGCTGCTCAGCTTTGCCACGCACAATCATCACATCGTAGCCTGCCTTTTTGAACTGCATCCCCCACCAGCCGCCAGAGTTGGCGTCCAGCACGGTGCCCGTCAGCGGGCTTTTGGTGGTCACCGAAAAACGGTTGCTGGTCTGGTAGCCCGTGCCCGTCAGGGGCCCGTTCGTAAAAACGAGTACGTTTTCGGGGTCTAGCGGGTCAACATCGGGACCGACCAAGTCCCAAAGCAGGCGCACGCCCAAGCCACGCCCACCAATAAACTGGCGAGCCATTTCCATATCCAGCGGATAGGTTTCGTACGTTTGTGCCGAAAGGTCAATATCCAGCACTTTATTATTCCAACCGTTCATAAAATTCTCCTCGTTATCCACCAGCGATGGGTGGAAAGATTGCGATTACATCATCTTCCTGGATGTCCACTTCCAAACCTGTAGCAGCATGTCCATTGATGTTGATAACAAAATGCGGACGGATCTGCCCGTCTTGGACAATAACGCCCTCCAAAGCTGGAATCTGCTCGACAAGCGCCGAAACGCTCGTGCGGAGGCTTGCTCCCGTTATGGACACTTCGGTTTGTCCCGCTTTTTTGCGCAAGCCAGCGTAGAGTTTGATCGTAGGCATAATTTCTTACACCAAAAACTCAGCGACATGCACGTCGGTGAAATCACCCACAACCCGAATGACACCAGGCCATCCTGCGCAGATATCCCGATCCGTTGTGGTCGTCGCAAGTGCGACAACACGCATCCCTGCACGCTGCGCCGCCAAACAACCCGAATATGAATCTTCAAAAACAACACAAATCTCCGCAGGAACGCCTAAATGCGTCGCCGCCGTGAGAAAAATATCGGGATGCGGCTTGCTGTGCTTGGGCATATCCCCGCTGACCACCGCACCAAGGCGGGAAAACGGATTCAAGCCACCCAACACGAAATCAACATTGGGCGGGTCGGCAGATGTCGCCACCGCAAGCGGGATTCCTTTTTCTGCGGCTTCGTCCATCAAAGAGATTGCTCCAGGTGTGGATGCCAAATATGGAGCATAGATTTCTCGATACAACGCTTCTTTTCTCAATGCGGCAGCTTCAGCTTCTTCAACAGTTAGCTTGTCGCCAAAGAGTTCACGGAAAATGAGCGGATTTGTCTTGCCATTCGTTCGTTCGAGAAATTCTTCTTCGGTAATGTCCAAGCCCAAAGGTCGCACAATCTGCATCCACGCTTGAAGGTGGTAAGACAGGTTGTTGACCAAGGTGCCATCCATATCAAAAATAAATGCAAGTGAAGGGGAAAACATCATAATGAATTTAACTTCTTTGTGAGAGTACATCGTTCTCATAATTTCGAATTTCATCCATGAAATCGAAACCAACGGGAACGTTATTCTGCATACAGTAATAGTCCCAAACAGCGCCGAAGGGCATACCCTTCAATTCTTCCATCATCGCCAAACGGGATGTGAAGTCGCTGCTCTGCTCGAAGGCTTTCATTTGCTCGAGGGGTTCGAGCATTGCCATCAACATGGCACGCAGCGCATTACGGGTGCCGATCACCCATGCCGCCACACGATTGATGCTGGCGTCAAAGAAGTCCAGCCCGATATGTGTGCGGTTCAAATAACCACCCCGTACGATCTCCTGCATGATGGCTTGAAGCTCATCGGTCAGGGTGACGACATGGTCGCTGTCCCAGCGCACACCACGACTGACATGCAACAAAATTTCAGGGACAAAGAGTAACGCCGACGAAATCTTGTCCGAGATCACTTCGGTCGGATGGAAATGACCCGCATCCAAAGTCAGCAGGGTCTGGTTTTGGACAGCATAGCCCATGTAGAACTCATGTGAACCGACGACATAGCTTTCCGAACCAATGCCAAAGAGCTTTGCTTCGACTGCGTCCAGATTGAAGTCGGCGTGACTGATTTTTGCCGCAAAAACTTTATCCAGGCTCTCTTTGAGCAGTTCGCGGTGCTTGCTACGGTCGACGGGTGTGTCCTTGTATCCATCAGGGATCCAGACATTCGTCACGCAAGGATTATCGAGCGCTTTACCGATATATCCGCCGATCTCACGAGAGTTGATGCAGTGCTGTACCCAAAAATCTCGCACGTTCGCATCGAGGCTCGCCAGTGTAAAACCACTGTCTGCCATCGGGTGCGAGAAGCAGGTCGGGTTATAGTCGATGCCGTGATTGTTTGCCTTTGCCCACTCGATCCAGCGATCAAAGTGCTGCGGCTGCCAATCGTTGCGATCCATCTTACGGTCGCTATCGCCATAGATAGCGTGCAGGTTCAGGCGGTGATTGCCAGGGATCATGCTGTAGGCTTTGTCGAGGTCAGCACGCAACTCGTCAGGGGTGCGTGCCTTGCCAGGGTAATTACCCGTCACAGCGATGCCGCCGCTCAGTCCACTGTCAGGGTTCTCGAATCCTCCGACATCATCGCCCTGCCAGCAATGTAGGGAAATGGCTTCTTTAGCGAGACTCTTCAAAATGGCATCGGTATCCACGCCAAGAGCAACATAACGTTCTTTGGCGACTTCATAGGCTTTCTGTACTTGTGCTGCGGTCGTGCTCATAGTTGCTCCTTAGAAAGAAGGTTCAGCGGAGATTGAGTAGCGAAAGCACAGCTTTTCCGTGCTGTAGCGTATCGCCTGTACCCGAATGGGTGAAATCGAAGCGGGCTATTGAAAACGCCGCTTGGTTTCGATACGGCTGACGCTTGCCCTGAGCTTAGTCGAAGGAATGGTGCCGTCGGCCTACTCAACCAGCGCTATATTAGAAGATATTCTGCTTCACACTAAACGTATCGCAAATCGTGCGGATTTCGTCAGCGCTCAAACCTTCGCCAACTTCGCCAATTTGCAGGTTCAGATATTCATATTTCGCTGCTGTCTCGGCATATTCAACCCGATCCGCTGCCCGCTTGACGGAAATATCCGAGCGGGACATTACACCATGTTTTGCCCAGATGACAATGCGGTGTTCTCTTAAACAAGGTACGTTTGCTTCCATCAACGCTTGTGAACCAGGTATCTCAAAAGGCAGAAAACCGACGCCCTCAGGCAAGTTAACAATGGTCTCAGGCTGCCAACGTAGAATCTGCCGATTGAGATACATCTCATCCTGATAGCGGGGAATATGGCTCAAATAAGTCAGGTGCAGGGGTTGGGCATGGACGACCGCATGGAAATTCGTATCGGTCGTGGTCATTTGGTCATAGTGCACTGCCAAATGCGAATTAAATTCACTGGTCACCTGCTCAAAGCGACGGTTGTAGGCGGTGAATAATTTCGCCGTCTCGCCACCTTCGTTAACGGTCAAACAAGCCAAATGCACGGGCGGATCGTCCCGTAATTCCCGCAGACGTCGTCCCGAGCCGCTGACGATGAAGGTCGCCCCAGCCAGTTCCGGCACGACTTGCGGCAGCACGAATTCGCTCTCCACAGGAAAACGGGTGCGTGGGTCAATCTGCCAGCGCAGGCAGACCGAAATATTCCCAGCCGCCCCTTCGCTGGCTTCGATCTCTGCCAGATGAAATCCAGCCTGACCGATCATGTCTAATAAATCATCCAATTGTGGATAAGGTGTGTTTACCATTTTTTCTCTCTTTCGCTATAAAAGCGTTAATAGTTTTTCGTACGCAGCATCCCAGCCTTCAGGCTCTGCGGGATAATATTTCTCTACATCGAACGAATTGCGCACCACTTCACGGGCATCCGCCAGACTTTCAAGATGCCCCATGCCGATGGCTTGCATGAGCACATTGCCGATTGCCGTCGCTTCGATGGGACCCGTCACGACCATGCGACCGGTCGCATTTGCCGCAAACTGGTTTAGCAGGCGATTTTGAGTCCCGCCGCCGATGATGTGGATGGGCGCAAACTCCCTGCCCGCCAGCTCTTCCAGCCGCCCCAGCGCCCAGCGATATTTGAGCGCCAGACTTTCGAGCGCCACCCGCAAAATTTCGCCGTGCGATTGCGGCACACGCTGTCCCGTTTTTTTGCAATAGGATTGGATTTTCTGCGGCATGTCGCCGGGATGGAAGAAGATGTCATCGTCGGGATTAATCACCGCAATGAACGGATCGGACTCAGCCGCCAGCTTGGTCATTGCATCATAAGAGTAGTCTTGTCCCGAGCTTTGCCACGTTCTACGGCACTCCTGCACGATCCACAACCCCATGATGTTCTTCGACAAACGCCAGGTACCGAAAACGCCGCCTTCGTTGGTAAAGTTGTATTCAAGCGCTTTTTCGCCAAGCACAGGCTCTGTCACTTCTGCCCCCATAATCGACCATGTCCCCGAACTGAGCCAGGCGAAGTCCTGATTTTCAGCAGGGACAGCGACGACCGCCGAGCCTGTATCGTGGCAGGCAGGCACGACAACTTGCACACCCTCTGCGCCCGTTTCTTCGGCAACGGATGGCTGCAATCCGCCAAGTACCGTCCCCGGTTCGGAGATGGGATTAAAAAGATGTTCCGGAATGCCCATCGCATCCAGCAAGGAGGACGACCATGCTTTGGTTTGGGGATTAAAGCATTGGGTGGTAGTGGCGTTGGTAAATTCGTTGGTCAGTTTTCCCGAAAGCCAGTAGTTGAGCAGGTCGGGAATAGTGAGGAAGGTTTTGGCGATTTCAAAAAGCGAGCAGTCGGCTTTGAGCATCGCCAAAAGTTGATAGAGGGTATTCAACTGCATGAACTGGATGCCCGTGTTGGCGAAAATCTCGCTGCGAGGCATTAGAACAAAGGCTTCTTCGAGCATCCCGTCCGTGCGGGCATCACGATAGTGGGTGGGATTAGCGAGCAGGTTGCCGTCTTTATCGAGCAGGACAAAGTCCACGCCCCAGGTGTCGACGCCGAGGCTGTCGAGTTGTACCCCATCTTTGACGGTTGCAGCAATCCCGGTCTTGATTTCTGCCCACAAACGGAGGATGTCCCAGTGGAGGGCATTGGGCAGCCGAACAGGTTGATTGGCAAAACGATGCGTCTCGTGTAGTACCAATTTTCCAGCCGAGAGCGTTCCGAGGATCGTCCGTCCGCTTTCTGCGCCGAGATCGATGGCGAGGTAGTTTGACATCCGCTCTACTCCAATCCGCAGACGACCAGTTTGATGCCTGCTTCGTTGATCTTATGCACCCATTCGGGCGAAATCTCCGAATCGGTATAGAGCGATGCGAGCTGTGTGGGGTGAGCGACGGGGGTCAGGTCTTCGTGACCGAGCTTGTTTGAATCCATTAGGGCGATAACTTGTTGTGCGGTTTGAATGGCTTTGCGTTTGAGTTGGGCTTCTTCGAGATGTACTTCGGTCAGCCCCCGCTCGATGGTAAAACCGCTGGCTGAGACGAAGGCTTTTTGCACATGCAGGTCTTGAATGGCTTGCTCGCTGAATAAACCTGTTAAAGAAGAGCCATCCTGACTGAGAATGCCGCCGATCAGGATGACGGTATTGGACGGGTTTTTCGCCAGCAGACGGGCAACGTCCAAGCCGTTGGTGACGACTCGCAGACGTTGGCGGGTTTCGAGCGCAAGCCCCAAGTAATAGATGGTGCTGCTGGCATCGAGCAGGATCGAGTCGCCATCCTGCACGAGCTTGGCAGCCTGACGAGCGACAGCTTCCTTGGCGATAACATTTTCCCGATGACGTTCGGTAAAGGAGGTGCTGTCGATGTGCATTCGCTCCGCTAATACCGCCCCGCCATGTACCCGTTCAAGGCGACCGTCCGCTTCGAGGGCGTTTAGGTCGTTGCGCACGGTGCCTT
It includes:
- a CDS encoding HAD-IA family hydrolase, which encodes MKFEIMRTMYSHKEVKFIMMFSPSLAFIFDMDGTLVNNLSYHLQAWMQIVRPLGLDITEEEFLERTNGKTNPLIFRELFGDKLTVEEAEAAALRKEALYREIYAPYLASTPGAISLMDEAAEKGIPLAVATSADPPNVDFVLGGLNPFSRLGAVVSGDMPKHSKPHPDIFLTAATHLGVPAEICVVFEDSYSGCLAAQRAGMRVVALATTTTDRDICAGWPGVIRVVGDFTDVHVAEFLV
- a CDS encoding L-rhamnose isomerase, with protein sequence MSTTAAQVQKAYEVAKERYVALGVDTDAILKSLAKEAISLHCWQGDDVGGFENPDSGLSGGIAVTGNYPGKARTPDELRADLDKAYSMIPGNHRLNLHAIYGDSDRKMDRNDWQPQHFDRWIEWAKANNHGIDYNPTCFSHPMADSGFTLASLDANVRDFWVQHCINSREIGGYIGKALDNPCVTNVWIPDGYKDTPVDRSKHRELLKESLDKVFAAKISHADFNLDAVEAKLFGIGSESYVVGSHEFYMGYAVQNQTLLTLDAGHFHPTEVISDKISSALLFVPEILLHVSRGVRWDSDHVVTLTDELQAIMQEIVRGGYLNRTHIGLDFFDASINRVAAWVIGTRNALRAMLMAMLEPLEQMKAFEQSSDFTSRLAMMEELKGMPFGAVWDYYCMQNNVPVGFDFMDEIRNYENDVLSQRS
- a CDS encoding rhamnulose-1-phosphate aldolase produces the protein MVNTPYPQLDDLLDMIGQAGFHLAEIEASEGAAGNISVCLRWQIDPRTRFPVESEFVLPQVVPELAGATFIVSGSGRRLRELRDDPPVHLACLTVNEGGETAKLFTAYNRRFEQVTSEFNSHLAVHYDQMTTTDTNFHAVVHAQPLHLTYLSHIPRYQDEMYLNRQILRWQPETIVNLPEGVGFLPFEIPGSQALMEANVPCLREHRIVIWAKHGVMSRSDISVKRAADRVEYAETAAKYEYLNLQIGEVGEGLSADEIRTICDTFSVKQNIF
- a CDS encoding rhamnulokinase, translated to MSNYLAIDLGAESGRTILGTLSAGKLVLHETHRFANQPVRLPNALHWDILRLWAEIKTGIAATVKDGVQLDSLGVDTWGVDFVLLDKDGNLLANPTHYRDARTDGMLEEAFVLMPRSEIFANTGIQFMQLNTLYQLLAMLKADCSLFEIAKTFLTIPDLLNYWLSGKLTNEFTNATTTQCFNPQTKAWSSSLLDAMGIPEHLFNPISEPGTVLGGLQPSVAEETGAEGVQVVVPACHDTGSAVVAVPAENQDFAWLSSGTWSIMGAEVTEPVLGEKALEYNFTNEGGVFGTWRLSKNIMGLWIVQECRRTWQSSGQDYSYDAMTKLAAESDPFIAVINPDDDIFFHPGDMPQKIQSYCKKTGQRVPQSHGEILRVALESLALKYRWALGRLEELAGREFAPIHIIGGGTQNRLLNQFAANATGRMVVTGPIEATAIGNVLMQAIGMGHLESLADAREVVRNSFDVEKYYPAEPEGWDAAYEKLLTLL
- a CDS encoding DeoR/GlpR transcriptional regulator — its product is MTTHERRQTLIELLRRQPGMRVPEIAAMLDVSEGTVRNDLNALEADGRLERVHGGAVLAERMHIDSTSFTERHRENVIAKEAVARQAAKLVQDGDSILLDASSTIYYLGLALETRQRLRVVTNGLDVARLLAKNPSNTVILIGGILSQDGSSLTGLFSEQAIQDLHVQKAFVSASGFTIERGLTEVHLEEAQLKRKAIQTAQQVIALMDSNKLGHEDLTPVAHPTQLASLYTDSEISPEWVHKINEAGIKLVVCGLE